The sequence GGCATTTTAAAGATAAGTCAGATCTGTTCAGTGAAATCTGGGAGCTTTCAGAGTCCAGCATTAGCGATCTTGAGAGTGAGTATCGGGCAAAATTCCCTGACGATCCACTCTCAGTATTAAGAGAGATATTAGTATATATCCTTGAAGCTACGGTAGTTGAAGAACGTCGCAGATTAATGATGGAAATTATTTTTCATAAATGCGAGTTCGTGGGCGAGATGGCGGTGGTGCAGCAGGCGCAGCGTAGTTTGTGCCTGGAGAGCTATGACCGCATTGAACAAACGCTCACCCAGTGTATGCAGGCGAAGCTGTTACCGGCTAATTTACTGACTCGTCGGGCGGCTATCCTGATGCGCAGCTATATTTCGGGCCTGATGGAAAACTGGCTTTTTGCGCCGGACTCCTTTGACCTCAAGCAGGAAGCACGCAGCTACGTCGCGATTTTACTGGAAATGTGTCAGTTCTGCCCGACGCTGCGCAGCGATTCCCCTTCGTTACCCGCCTGAGCCATTCCAGGATTTATCTTAGAGGATAACGTTCACGCTATTCTGCTTCAGACGAGCGTGATATTCTTCACGCCGGACTATTTTCGGTCATCTGCTGACATCATTCACAACTATGCTGCCCATCAATCGCTCGCAACATCCTGTTTTTGCATTGCTCTTTGCTATGCTGTTTTTCTTCTCCACCGGACCGCTTTCGTGGGCCCGCGCAGATAACAGTACGGATATCCCCTCACGCAGTGATGTTCAGTCGCAACTCGATACCCTGAACAAACAAAAAGAGCTCTCTCCGCAGGAGAAACTCACCCAGCAGGATCTGACAGAGACGCTGGAAAACATTGATAAAATTGAGCGCGTTAAAGCAGAAACCACCCAGCTTCGTCAGAAGGTGGCGCAGGCGCCTGAGAACATGCGCAAGGCCACGGAAGCGCTGAATGCGCTGAGTGACGTCGATAACGACGACGAAACGCGTAAGACGCTCGCCACGCTTTCTTTGCGTCAGCTGGAGTCGCGCGTTGCCCAATTGCTCGACGATCTGCAAACCGCGCAGTCCGACCTCGCGACCTACAACAGTCAGCTCGTCTCTCTGCAAACCCAGCCCGAGCGCGTGCAAAATGCGATGTATACCGCGTCTCAGCAGCTGCAACAGATCCGCAACCGCCTGAACGGTACGACGGTGGGGGAAGGGACGCTTCGCCCAACGCAGCAAACTCTGCTACTGGTTCAGCAGTCATTACTCAATGCGCAAATTGAACAGCAGCGTAAAAGCCTGGAAGGGAATACGGTGCTGCAGGACACGCTCCAGAAACAGCGTGATTACGTCACGGCGAATATTAATCGTCTGGAACACCAGCTTCAGCTGCTGCAGGAAGCGGTAAACAGTAAGCGTCTGACCCTGACGGAAAAAACGGCCCAGGAGGCGGTATCGCCGGACGAAACAGCCCGTATTCAGGCCAATCCGCTGGTGAAACAGGAGCTTGAGGCTAACCATCAGCTGAGTCAGCGTCTGATTCTGGCGACGGAAAACGGCAACTCGCTGGTTCAGCAAAACATTAAAGTGAAAAACTGGCTGGATCGGGCGCTGCAGGCGGAACGCAACATCAAAGAACAGATCG comes from Enterobacter kobei and encodes:
- the acrR gene encoding multidrug efflux transporter transcriptional repressor AcrR: MARKTKQQALETRQHILDVAIRLFSQQGVSSTSLAQIAQAAGVTRGAIYWHFKDKSDLFSEIWELSESSISDLESEYRAKFPDDPLSVLREILVYILEATVVEERRRLMMEIIFHKCEFVGEMAVVQQAQRSLCLESYDRIEQTLTQCMQAKLLPANLLTRRAAILMRSYISGLMENWLFAPDSFDLKQEARSYVAILLEMCQFCPTLRSDSPSLPA